In the Dehalococcoidales bacterium genome, TCAGCATGGTGAGGTCTTCGTTACCCAGGATGGCGCCGAGACCGACCTTGACCTCGGTAACTACGAACGTTTCGTTGACACTAACCTTACCGCGGACTCTAACGTCACCTCGGGCCAGATTTACAGTGAAGTAATCGCCAAGGAGAGGCGTGGTGACTTCCTTGGGGGCACAATACAGGTGATACCTCACGTTACCGGCGCTATCAAGGACCAGTTCCGGCGACTGGCGGAGCAGTCCCGGGCTGACGTAGTCATCATTGAAGTAGGCGGTACTGTAGGTGATATTGAGGGGCAGCCCTTCCTGGAGGCCTTGCGGCAGATGAGAAACGATGTCGGGCGTGACAATGTACTCTATGTCCACGTTACCCTGTTGCCATACCTGAAATCTACCCAGGAACTGAAGACGAAGCCTACCCAGCACAGCGTCAATGAACTGCGCCGCATCGGTATCCAGCCGGACATCATAGTATGCCGCAGTGACCTTCCCATATCCGAGGGAATCAGGGACAAGATATCACTGTTCTGTGACGTCGAGAGGGAAGCGGTAATACCCCTGCCAACCGTCCCTACTATCTACGAGGTACCGCTGCTCCTCGAGGAGGAAGGTCTGGGCCAACTGGTTATTAGCAAGCTCGGGCTTGACGCCAGGAAAGCCGAACTGAGCGAGTGGGAGGAGATGGTCAAGCGCCTCAAGGAACCGCATGAACCGGTCAACATAGTCTTGGTAGGGAAATATGTGGAGTTGAAGGACGCCTACTTCTCGGTGCGTGAGGCACTACATCATGCCGCCCTTTACCACGATAGAGACCTTAATCTCTCCTGGGTACAGTCGGAAAACCTGGAAGAAGGTGATGTCCAGGCGGCACTACGCTCGGCTCAGGGAATTATCGTCCCCGGTGGTTTTGGTATCAGAGGGATAGAAGGCATGGTCAAGGCGGCCGGCTATGCACGGACGAATAACATCCCGTACCTCGGGCTGTGCCTCGGTCTACACGTGATGGTCATTGAGTTCGCCCGCTATGCCCTGGAGTCGGACAGACCGAACTCAAGTGAGTTTGATGAAACTACGCCGTATCCGGTCATTGACCTGATGCCGGAACAACAGGATATGCAGGACAAGGGCGGTACCATGCGCCTGGGCAACTACCCGTGCCGCTTGCTTGACCACAGTCGCGCTGCCGCCGCTTACGACGAGAGCCTGATTCAGGAACGCCACCGGCATCGCTACGAGTTCAATAATGATTTCCGCACCCAACTGGAAGAGAAAGGTATGATTCTGAGCGGGCTATCGCCCGATAACAAACTTGTGGAGATATGCGAACTGGCTGACCACCCGTGGATGCTTGGCTGCCAGTTCCACCCGGAGTTCGGCTCTCGTCCGAACCGTCCTCACCCACTGTTCCGTGATTTCATCGGTGCTGCTAAAGGCGTACTCCGGGAAGGGGACCAGCCATTGCTGCCTCTTTCCTAGTTACCTACAAGAAAATATTCCCGGTAAGCCTTCGAGCCTTCGCTTCGCCCGACCAGAAGTTGCCTGAAGAAGCACGTATCGTTGCCGGGACTGACAGAAACAGACATTATAATCGCTGAGGTGGAAACTTAGATGCTTATCTTCCTGGACACAGCCAATATCGATGAAATAAGGGAAGCAGCCAGTCTGGGCGTAATCAGTGGTGTGACCACTAATCCCAGCCTGGTATCGAAGGAAGCCACCGCGGACTATGAAACGGTGGTGAAGACCATCTGCTCCATCGTCAGCGGGTCAGTTTCCGCCGAAGTGCTTGTCGAAGATGCGGAATCCATGGTCGAAGAGGCCCGGGTCAAAGCCTCCTGGGCACCAAACGTGACCGTCAAGATTCCCATCACTGCCGACGGGCTGAAGGCAACGTCCACGCTTAGCAAGGAGAACATCAAGATAAACATGACCCTGTGCTTCTCGGTGAACCAGGCACTGCTCGCAGCCCGTGCCGGGGCTGCTTATGTCAGCCCGTTCGTCGGTCGACTTGATGACATCGGGCACGACGGTATGGAGCTGGTAGCCGATATTGTTGAGATGTACGGGTACTACGAATTGCCCACCAAGGTTATTGCCGCCAGTATTCGTCACCCGCTGCACTGCGTGACGGCGGCCAGGGCAGGGGCAGACATCGCCACGGTGCCCTACAAGGTGCTGATGCAGATGATAAAGCACCCGCTTACCGATACAGGAATCGCCCGTTTCCTCGAAGACTGGCGACGCGTTTCACAGCAATGATACGGAATCGGCGGTCCGGTTTCAAAAACCCGGCCAGAAAGGCCGGACCAGACGGAACCACTTCCCCCAGGCAGGAGGATAGTAGCCGCTACAAACACAAGGGAGTCAACTAACATGGATATCAGTCAACTGGAAAACAAGAGCAAAGATGAACTAATGGAGATGGCCAAGGAACTGGAAGTCCCTAACCTCTCCAAACTCAGCAAGCAAGACCTCACCATGCGCTTGCTCCAGGCGGATGCCGCACAGCAGGGCAACGTCTTCTGCAGCGGTATACTGGAAATCATGAGTGAGGGCTACGGTTTCCTGCGGCAAGCCTCTCTCCTGCCCAGCTCCTCCGATATCTACGTGTCCCAGTCACAAATCCGCAGATTCGGACTGCGTATCGGAGACATGGTTGCCGGGCAGGGCAGACCGGCCCGGGCTGGCGAGAAATACTTCAGCCTGCTCCGAATCGAGGCGGTCAATGATATTAACCCGGAACTTGCCAAGAACCGGCCGCATTTCGGATCGCTGACACCCACGTTTCCTGACAGGCTGGTCGATCTCGAATTGCCGAACGACAGCCTGTCAACCCGATTACTCAACCTGATAGCCCCCATCGGTCGGGGCCAACGTGGCCTGATAGTGTCACCGCCCAAGGCTGGTAAAACGCTGCTGCTCAAAGCGATAGCCACCGCTGTCACGACAAACTACAAGGACATTCACCTGATGGTGTGCCTCATCGGCGAGCGTCCGGAGGAAGTGACCGATATGAGGCGTTCCGTCAGGGGGGAGGTAATCGCCGCCACGTTCGATGAGCAGGTGGAGAACCACACCCGTGTCGCCGAGTTGGCCCAGGAGAGAGCCAAGCGGCTCGTGGAGAGCGGTCGTGACGTTATGATACTCCTTGATGGTATCACCCGCCTTACCCGGTCCTACAACCTGGCAATGCCCTCCAGCGGCCGGACCCTTTCCGGTGGAATCGACCCCGGGGCCCTGTATCCGGGCAAGCACTTCTTTGGCGCGGCGCGTAACACTGAGGAGGGTGGCAGCCTGACAATTATAGCTACCTGCCTGGTGGATACCGGCAGCCGCATGGATGACCTCATCTACGAAGAGTTCAAGGGTACGGGTAACATGGAAGTCCACCTCGACCGTCGCCTGGCCCAGCGCAGGATATACCCGTCAATT is a window encoding:
- a CDS encoding CTP synthase — translated: MSKYIFVTGGVVSSVGKGITVASIGTLLKSRQITVSIQKLDPYLNVDPGTMSPYQHGEVFVTQDGAETDLDLGNYERFVDTNLTADSNVTSGQIYSEVIAKERRGDFLGGTIQVIPHVTGAIKDQFRRLAEQSRADVVIIEVGGTVGDIEGQPFLEALRQMRNDVGRDNVLYVHVTLLPYLKSTQELKTKPTQHSVNELRRIGIQPDIIVCRSDLPISEGIRDKISLFCDVEREAVIPLPTVPTIYEVPLLLEEEGLGQLVISKLGLDARKAELSEWEEMVKRLKEPHEPVNIVLVGKYVELKDAYFSVREALHHAALYHDRDLNLSWVQSENLEEGDVQAALRSAQGIIVPGGFGIRGIEGMVKAAGYARTNNIPYLGLCLGLHVMVIEFARYALESDRPNSSEFDETTPYPVIDLMPEQQDMQDKGGTMRLGNYPCRLLDHSRAAAAYDESLIQERHRHRYEFNNDFRTQLEEKGMILSGLSPDNKLVEICELADHPWMLGCQFHPEFGSRPNRPHPLFRDFIGAAKGVLREGDQPLLPLS
- the fsa gene encoding fructose-6-phosphate aldolase, with protein sequence MLIFLDTANIDEIREAASLGVISGVTTNPSLVSKEATADYETVVKTICSIVSGSVSAEVLVEDAESMVEEARVKASWAPNVTVKIPITADGLKATSTLSKENIKINMTLCFSVNQALLAARAGAAYVSPFVGRLDDIGHDGMELVADIVEMYGYYELPTKVIAASIRHPLHCVTAARAGADIATVPYKVLMQMIKHPLTDTGIARFLEDWRRVSQQ
- the rho gene encoding transcription termination factor Rho; its protein translation is MDISQLENKSKDELMEMAKELEVPNLSKLSKQDLTMRLLQADAAQQGNVFCSGILEIMSEGYGFLRQASLLPSSSDIYVSQSQIRRFGLRIGDMVAGQGRPARAGEKYFSLLRIEAVNDINPELAKNRPHFGSLTPTFPDRLVDLELPNDSLSTRLLNLIAPIGRGQRGLIVSPPKAGKTLLLKAIATAVTTNYKDIHLMVCLIGERPEEVTDMRRSVRGEVIAATFDEQVENHTRVAELAQERAKRLVESGRDVMILLDGITRLTRSYNLAMPSSGRTLSGGIDPGALYPGKHFFGAARNTEEGGSLTIIATCLVDTGSRMDDLIYEEFKGTGNMEVHLDRRLAQRRIYPSIDIELSGTRREELLLDEDTLKQVWLLRRMVGLISSDSTHFVDATERVLERLRKTKTNAEFLAGLSRDAG